One window from the genome of Rickettsiella endosymbiont of Xylota segnis encodes:
- a CDS encoding DUF1338 domain-containing protein: protein MLNRVKNYVFSQLWQNYSIHLNELSTIQSYFKKHFQEELILDHFALIDLPGPYTGMDTLSHLFSYLGYQVRGQDYLAEKQNNFRWLSDEISSETLAIDASPQIVVADFRREALAPQILTIIDHYAGFTQALDTEQLKFLHYRTLQHDEVAAFELSRYILNYIQSRDWPLPTIKEYERVKSHNELLAWVLVMGRQVNHFAWSIHLSKCFNRLKKFNQFLSSTLHIPLNKKGGLIKGNVNKGIEQSSTQPAIKPVKLADGVIDLSDRFIEFVWRYPKKTGENRRWHDYFTGFVADNADRVVESLYLK from the coding sequence ATGCTAAATCGGGTTAAAAATTACGTTTTCAGTCAATTATGGCAAAATTACAGTATTCACTTGAACGAGTTATCTACTATTCAAAGTTATTTCAAGAAGCATTTTCAGGAAGAATTAATTCTAGATCATTTTGCGCTTATCGATTTACCGGGTCCTTATACCGGCATGGATACACTGTCTCATTTATTTTCTTATCTCGGCTATCAGGTGCGCGGTCAAGATTATTTAGCTGAAAAACAAAATAATTTTAGATGGTTATCAGACGAAATAAGTTCTGAGACCTTAGCTATTGATGCATCACCGCAAATAGTGGTTGCAGATTTTCGCCGCGAAGCATTAGCACCGCAAATATTAACCATCATTGATCATTATGCTGGGTTTACCCAAGCTTTGGATACTGAACAGTTAAAATTTCTGCATTATCGCACTTTACAACACGATGAGGTGGCGGCTTTCGAACTGTCCAGGTACATTTTGAATTATATTCAGTCTAGAGACTGGCCATTACCTACTATAAAAGAATATGAAAGAGTAAAAAGTCACAATGAATTATTAGCTTGGGTGTTAGTCATGGGTCGTCAAGTTAATCATTTTGCTTGGAGTATACATTTATCAAAATGTTTTAATCGGTTAAAAAAATTTAATCAATTTTTGAGTTCTACTTTACATATTCCTTTGAACAAAAAAGGGGGCTTGATAAAAGGCAATGTTAATAAAGGTATAGAGCAAAGTTCAACACAGCCCGCTATTAAACCTGTAAAACTTGCTGATGGAGTGATAGATTTATCGGATCGATTTATAGAATTTGTATGGCGTTATCCAAAAAAGACGGGAGAAAACAGACGATGGCATGATTATTTTACTGGATTTGTTGCAGATAATGCTGATCGTGTGGTTGAATCGCTTTATTTGAAATAA
- a CDS encoding non-canonical purine NTP pyrophosphatase: MNKKIYYVTNNAGKFEEVRDFFDKAAPSFHVEQYAIDIDEIQSLDQKIVVADKVKKAFNLVKQPLLLDDGGLFFAAYNQFPGTLSKFVFQGLGFKGLFKLVEEDNRASFILQLAYTDGLHTQLFEGVCHGTIVVPDDLFSHPKLPFTAIFKPEGSDKTLAQLRYTDDFFHFSFRQQALKKFIDWYQTQ, translated from the coding sequence TTGAACAAAAAAATTTATTATGTCACCAATAATGCGGGTAAATTCGAAGAGGTCAGAGATTTTTTTGACAAGGCCGCTCCTTCTTTCCATGTTGAACAATATGCTATCGATATTGATGAAATTCAGAGTTTAGATCAAAAAATAGTGGTGGCAGATAAAGTTAAAAAGGCATTTAATCTAGTCAAACAACCTTTGTTGCTTGATGACGGCGGTTTATTTTTTGCCGCATATAACCAATTTCCTGGTACTTTATCGAAATTTGTTTTTCAAGGATTAGGTTTTAAAGGTTTATTCAAATTGGTGGAAGAAGATAATCGTGCATCGTTTATTTTACAGTTAGCTTACACCGATGGATTGCATACACAATTATTTGAAGGCGTTTGTCACGGCACGATCGTCGTGCCAGACGATTTATTTTCTCATCCAAAGCTTCCATTTACAGCCATCTTCAAACCAGAAGGTTCAGATAAAACCTTAGCGCAATTGCGTTATACAGATGATTTTTTTCATTTTTCTTTTCGTCAACAAGCTTTGAAAAAATTTATTGATTGGTATCAAACTCAATAA
- a CDS encoding MFS transporter, whose translation MLTKDQKKIFFSACIGTILEWYDFSLYAYLAGVFAQIFFHAIPSIGLLLSYSVFAMGYLARPLGAALFGYLGDTQGRKKALSLSVLLMAIATCGIGMLPDYAAIGISAAFLLLFFRLLQGIAVGGEAFGSACFLVESIPSNKTGFYSSLIWASSVIGLLFGSFVVFILFVCFQGPLLYSFAWRLPFLLAAISGFIAYYIRTQTPETQAFQHLRYQCLIEKFPIKTIFLTHKFLIGQLMGLYLLSALITYLVFIFMPIYFTDVLGHSRIHAHALNTIILILLILLDIFFGWLSDKLGRKSIMLVGAIGLMCFSYPLYMMIAQGSFFAVIIAQIIFTFLAASFQGPLLALTLDRIPVAIRYTLGSLSYNLAYSIFGGTAPLVAIYLITKTTNVAIPGLYLALSAVVAVIILIVSKKMTVPSYLTLFKQD comes from the coding sequence ATGCTGACCAAGGATCAAAAGAAAATTTTTTTTTCAGCTTGTATAGGAACTATTTTAGAATGGTATGATTTTAGTCTTTATGCCTATTTAGCAGGTGTTTTTGCACAAATTTTTTTTCATGCCATACCAAGCATTGGTTTGTTGCTGAGTTATAGTGTTTTTGCAATGGGTTATTTAGCACGTCCTTTGGGCGCAGCCCTGTTTGGTTATCTAGGAGATACACAAGGTAGAAAAAAAGCCTTAAGTTTAAGCGTTTTATTGATGGCAATAGCTACGTGTGGAATAGGTATGCTTCCAGACTATGCCGCGATCGGAATAAGCGCGGCATTTTTATTGCTTTTTTTCCGATTACTGCAAGGTATCGCAGTAGGGGGTGAAGCGTTTGGCTCTGCTTGCTTTCTAGTAGAGTCTATTCCCTCAAATAAAACCGGTTTTTATTCATCATTAATTTGGGCGAGCTCAGTGATTGGCCTGTTATTCGGATCCTTTGTCGTTTTTATTTTATTCGTATGTTTTCAAGGACCTTTACTTTATAGCTTTGCATGGCGTTTGCCTTTTTTGTTAGCTGCTATTAGCGGCTTCATCGCGTATTATATAAGAACACAAACCCCAGAGACACAAGCTTTTCAGCATTTACGCTACCAATGTTTAATAGAAAAATTTCCAATAAAAACTATTTTTTTAACGCATAAGTTTTTGATTGGCCAACTCATGGGGCTTTATTTGTTGTCAGCTTTAATAACTTATTTAGTGTTTATTTTTATGCCTATTTATTTCACGGATGTTTTGGGTCATTCGAGAATTCATGCGCATGCGCTGAATACAATAATATTGATTTTACTTATTTTGCTCGATATTTTTTTTGGTTGGCTTTCTGATAAGCTTGGGCGGAAATCTATCATGTTGGTAGGTGCCATTGGATTGATGTGTTTCAGTTATCCGCTATATATGATGATTGCGCAAGGTTCTTTTTTTGCAGTTATTATTGCGCAAATAATTTTTACATTTCTAGCCGCTAGCTTTCAAGGACCACTGTTGGCGCTTACACTCGATCGAATACCGGTCGCAATACGGTATACCTTAGGTTCGCTTAGTTATAATCTGGCGTATTCTATTTTTGGGGGCACAGCGCCGTTGGTAGCTATTTATTTAATAACAAAAACCACCAATGTTGCCATACCCGGTTTATATCTTGCTCTGAGCGCTGTTGTAGCCGTTATTATTTTAATTGTTTCTAAAAAAATGACCGTACCGAGTTATTTGACTTTGTTCAAACAGGATTAA